GCATCGGCACGGTGGCGCTGCTGCCGCTGGCCGGCGACCCGTCCGGCTATCTGACGAACCAGTTCCGTCTCGTGATTGCGCCGTCGGGCGTCCTGGACCTGCGCGACCGCACGCTGGGCGAGAAGGTGCGCGGCGCGCTGGGCCTGCGCCTGGCGGGCGTGGCCGATGCCGCGGCCGCGCGCGAGGCGGGCGCGGCGCTGGGCGTCGAGGGCGTCCTGTTCGGGCAGGTGCGCGCGTTCGAGTCCTTCGACGGCGACGCGGCGCTGGACCTCGACCTGCGCCTGCTCGACGTGGCCTCGGGCGCGCTCCTGCTCGACCGCCGCTACACGAAAGAGACCTCGCCCGGCATCCTGAGCGCGGGGCGCGTGCAGGAGGAGATGGCGAAGATCAACGCGCCGAGACGGTTCCTGGCGTGGCTCGTCATCGTGCTGCTGCTGCCGGTCTTCACCATCGGGTTCATCCGCGCGATGGTCCGCAAGGACACGAACCGCTCCAACGCGGCGACGCTCGTCATCTACAGCGCCGCCGACGCGCTGCTCGCGTACCTCCTGCTCGGCGCGGCGCTGTCGAACTGGGTCGCCGTGCTCCTCTTCCTCGCCGCCGTAGCCGCCGCCGCCTGGTACAACATCTACATCATGCGCTTCGCCCTGCACCTGGAGAGTTGACGGTATGGAAGTCTATGCATCGTGCAAGGCCCTGATCATCGGCGTGGGGCGTTACGCCGACCCACAGTACGACCTGAGCTATGCCCGGGGCGACGCCGAAGCGGTCGCGCACACGCTCCAGGAGGAATTCGGGTTTGACCCGGTCTGGACGCTCTTTGACGAAGATGCCACCAAACAGAATATCACGCGGTATCTCGAACAGGAGTTGCAGCAGACGGACGAAGATGACGGGGTCGTAATCTTTTTCGCAGGTCACGGGATCACGGTGACCTCGGCCATTGGAGACGACCGCGGTTTCTTGCTTCCGCACGACGGCGACCCGAACCGGCCCTATGCCAACCTGTCGCTCACGACGATTCGCGACGACTACCTGCCGATGATTCCGGCGAAGCATGTCTTCCTTATCGTGGATGCGTGCTATGGAGGCTTGGCGCTGCGGGATCCCGCCGTGCTGGAAAGCAAAGAACTCTTCGACGACGCCGTGCTTGCCGAACTCACACGCCGCGACCGCAAGGTCCGTCAAGTGCTGGCGGCAGGCATGAAGGATCAGCGCGTTCTCGACGGTGGCCTTTTCGGGCATAGCATCTTCACGGGGCGGTTCCTGGAAGCGCTACGTAACGCCAGCCCGTACACCACGGCAGACCACTTGGGGGTGCATGTGCGTGAGCACGTCGTTCGCGATAGCCTAGACCGAAAACACCGGCAGACGCCGCAATTCGGGCATCTATACGGCGAGGGCGGGACGTACGTCTTTCTCCGGAGGAACGCAAGCGCGGCCCTGCACAAACAGCCGGAAAGGCCGCGGCATGTTACGCCGAAACGGCGCCCTGAACCCGTTGAGGCCCCCCCCCGCCCGCTGAGCACGTTCGCGAGTCTGGCTGCGCTGGAACGGGAATCGATGGACCAGTTGCGTAGACGCGTGACGCAATATGAAGAACTCATGCAAGTCCAGCCTTCCCTCAAAGGGGTCAACCTGATCCTCGGCAGGTGTTACTACCTGCTCGGGGAGATGGACGCTGCGGCAAAGTATCTGGCGCAGTCGCTGAGCAGCAGTATGGATGAGCAGACGCGAAGAGATGTGGAGCGGTTGCTTCACGAAGCACGGTCATACGGAAGTTCAGGGCAGGAGGAGTCAGAATAATGGAAAGGCTGGAACAAATACGCGAGGAGCTGGCGAGAATCCGTGCCTTTCTCGAGAAGGCGGACCAAGACCTTCTTGCCGGGGTTATGAAATTGGAGTTATATGACCGGGTGACCACGACAAAACTCGAACTACTGAAGTGCCTTCTTCAGGAGGAACAAAGCGCTTCGGAACAAAGACGACACCAAGACCTCCAGGCCGAATTGGATACCTTTGTGGAGCGGTCGAGTGGGCTCGCCCGACTCCAATGGGGAAATTGTTCTGGATACTGTCCACGATGTCATAGTTCTAGTAGGGGCTGCAGACAAAATGCATATATAGACATAGATCACAGAATAGTAGTAT
This DNA window, taken from Candidatus Hydrogenedentota bacterium, encodes the following:
- a CDS encoding caspase family protein, with protein sequence MEVYASCKALIIGVGRYADPQYDLSYARGDAEAVAHTLQEEFGFDPVWTLFDEDATKQNITRYLEQELQQTDEDDGVVIFFAGHGITVTSAIGDDRGFLLPHDGDPNRPYANLSLTTIRDDYLPMIPAKHVFLIVDACYGGLALRDPAVLESKELFDDAVLAELTRRDRKVRQVLAAGMKDQRVLDGGLFGHSIFTGRFLEALRNASPYTTADHLGVHVREHVVRDSLDRKHRQTPQFGHLYGEGGTYVFLRRNASAALHKQPERPRHVTPKRRPEPVEAPPRPLSTFASLAALERESMDQLRRRVTQYEELMQVQPSLKGVNLILGRCYYLLGEMDAAAKYLAQSLSSSMDEQTRRDVERLLHEARSYGSSGQEESE